The nucleotide window AAAGcctgttattataaattatctcaaGTATCTCGTcacatataaacaatatttaaataataaattttataagaggATTGAATTCGCgcgataaatcttttacatgGCTTcttcgtatatatgtatattcagcagattaaatatattagattactATTTCCggaaatatagttaaaaaatatagtgtactcaatatcttaaataaatcgaaataatgagtaaaaattcttgtcaaaaacaaaaaaaaattgacattttttaatgtatgtgaatctgaataaaaaaactgACGTATGCATTAAAATTGGCGCAAGACACTTTGAATATttactatgataaaataaaattttttcttacataattcaaaagttattaatttttaaattcttgcttattaacactttttttttggtaattaTGATGAGTATTATGATACTTATCacttaatgaaataatagcGACTGAATTAAAATAAGCATGACCATTTTTCCTtcttatatagaaaatatttcaaaaatatataaaagcaattatacaagtattataattatcatttaaaaaaatttttttcttgagtTTCTATTTCCTTTTGTCTATTCCAAGACgtaaaaatcgaaatatatttgatttttgttatatttcgtGATAATCCTTCAACGCTGAaagattcttatataatacactGATAATTGACTCACTATTAgcagtttttttaattggtcataaatgtatttatttaagcaTTAACGATTGATTGCTTATCTCGTTTTAGCTATTATTCCATTAGGTGATAAGTCCTTGAAAACAAATGCTCGACTTGTAATCAGAGTTGAGCACTTGTACTCCATCTCGAATGACTAACGGTTTGATAAGATCGAGAATGATTGATTGGTTTATATGCATACACTCTTGACTCTtgactattaattaaatcccTTATGATGACGGAAATAGTACACAAATCTGCCATGCAATTTATTAATggtattaaatcattataattcaaatacatacagaaattgcaaaaaaatagaaaaatgttcacaatgaaattattatgcaatgtTTTCTTTACCATAATTTGATCcgattaacatttataattacagaGCTATTCAACATTCAGAATCAATCGTATATTGTGATACCGTTAAAAATTCAATGATCGATATAATACGTTTTCTCAATATCTCTCGTGAACTATTGagatttataattagcaaattatattacttaccCCCGAGCGAATCCATCGTTGGCCTAATCGCATAAATTTTGTACCCGCTGATTCCTTTGGCACGCTCGTATATGGATAAAATCCATTGCTTCCAATTCCCGCGTTATACCAGCAATAATTAACTCAAGTATAAacctgtaaaatatatagacaGCACATCAGCTGATGATATGGGCAAGGGGGAGAGATTTAaaattctgataaaatttcaagttaCAATTTGTACAATGaaattttcattcattatcttacaaataattttaatcgacgTCTTTgtcttttaaacattttaaagacaTGTGCTGTCtggaaagtaacgataaaagtaactgttaattttgttactcgttatcgaaaaatgtaacGAAGTTACTTTTTCCGTTccaaacaaaatttgtaacgccgttaccgttacagttatcgaaaaaaagtaactgtaacggtaacgacgttacaagtaacgcgttacttcccaACCCTGCATATAAACATAcgcgtaaatatatatatatatatatatatatatatatatatatatacattaatattaaaacatgaaTATATGTACTGTCATGTACTCGTGTAAAtgcattcaaataattattataatgaagaaTTTGCTAATCATAAGTCAGAGAGTACGCATAATCTGAAAAcgttcaagaaaaaatatatgatacgtTAATATGGCAACTTTCCAAATTCCATTGCATCTTTCAAGAGTGCGTTCCACTTGCCATTTGCAACACTCGTAAGCATTATCTTCcactctttatttaattttcaattaacaaGGATTAATAATCCCACGAGCGTTGCAAGAAACATCAAGTGGAACGTGCTTTAAGATGAAGATTGCGCTAGCTATGTATCGACCCTCTCTCGGTTCGTTAAACGCCTTCACCCTCGGCTTTCTAAATTTAGTCGACTCATTCGATGCCATTCTTTTTACTTACCCCCGAGCGAGTCCACCGTCGACCTAATCGCGTTAATTTTGTACCCGCTGGTTCCTTTGACACGGCTCGTATATGGATAAAGTCCATCGCACCGTTGCTTCTGATTCTCGCGCCATTCCGATACTGATTAACTCAAGCATAGACGTATAAAATGTATAGACGGCGCATCAACTGTCAATATCGAaaggaaaaggagaaagatTAGAAGATATAAGAAGTTCAGACGTATGCGCGAAGCGAGTCAAAATATATGAGACTTTGTTTCtttactctctttttctcctctctctctctctctctctcacacacacataatataCTTGTATGAGTAGCGTATTCTACCttatagttaattattatttctggaatacaaataaaaactatcACAATTGTTTGCAGCATTTGGATAGTCAAAAGAAATGGttgcattttgcaattttcttaaattattgttttactgcctatatatattatcaataacatTATGATATTGAGAGCGAGatagagagaggagagagaaagaaaaagagagaaaaactatcatactaataataaatattaatttccaaaattaaatgatgcatttttgctttaatgtaaaaagatttttattatagttttaaaagGCTTTCACGGCCACTAAAATTCTCAGAGGAAAGTCATCGGCATAACCGCTAAcagcacacatgttcaaaagatatttttaagaaatccatagaatgttaaaacatattttaatatcctgtggatctcttataaatatcttttaaacatGTGTGCTGATAGAGACGCTGTCACGACACGCGGCGTATCCATTCGAAAGCCCTTTCctctgaatatttttattacgtattattattaataagtttttatatatactgcttatatatttcaataacttttttcttggttaaaaataatttttaattgcctTAATAGAAGTTACTAGTATTAATAGCTAACAAAATCTTTCCTTGAAttaaactgacaatgagaatcAATTATAGGGTTaatgttagatttataaaatgctCTGAGTAAAATCAACTTGCCATTTCAAAACGTTCTAatgatttaaatgatttgatcgaataaatttcttaccattttacttttaatattttgtctgAGAGATagaatatgtgtataaaagaataatgtgCAGAAGGCGTCAGAAATATCttcatttcttttctattttctgttcgggatgaatattttgttattcttttcAGATTACACAGTCATGATACACAAATATCTAGAGAGTGACACTAATTCATGtttcaatttacataaaattccTTGATTGGTCGAGTCTAGTGAAAATCTGGGAAAATTCCGAATGGTTGTGTCCAATCGGAATGTGTGTTCGTCTGTCTAGATGTGTGATATACGTCCGACTCGAGAATATCGAGGAAATTTAAAAGTGAATGCTCCAGTTACAGTAATGTGACATAAcctatataatgtaatataacctttttcgaaaatgacagagatattgaataaattgctgtttaatagatatatttattttttatctaaaggTAATAAAAGATTCGCCGGTCATAGCAAATGggcaaatataaaacatataaaagcagaaaaagataatcaaaaaatgatacaGTTTCATCACTTGAAGCTACAAATGCAGATTGCTATACAGggtatactttttattatgagagttatatataacatgctaatagtaataaactttacataaaatgtacatatttgtatttacGATTAATGGgactatatttaaatattttatttacatttatatatatatatatatatatatatttaattatatatgataaaaaatgtattctttttattatatgttatataatatgtttattagaTAACCAGtatctttaatttcatatatgatatattttaaatattgatgtgttatttaaaaaaacttattaaataatgtattttagaGAATGGTAGTACAAAGCCTActcataattcaaaattagcACAAATAATTGAACAAGCTAAAAAAGCAAATATGCCTGTTGgatcgataaataattttcttgagaaaATGGAAGCACGTAAAAACAAGACACAAACAGGTATAGCAGAAGTTCGTGGTCCAAATGGTTATGTCATGCTTGTACATTATACGACAGATAATCCAAAAGCATTTATAATGCTACTTAAATCAAAACTGAAAAAAACCAGGTatgaaaatagatatatatattttttatatgtaatttatacattcaaaatatatctaagACATacatatctatgtatatttttattttaaaatagtaagagaaaaaaatttattttctataaatatattttagtatatgtatatatatatttttattctgtatatttaacataaagtatcattcttttatttaatataagaattaatataaatttttatactagatTAATGTAGCACTCCCaaacatatcttttatattcattattgtttgaattatgtatatagtgGAAAATTTGCAGAAGATTCTGCCAGGAAAATGTT belongs to Anoplolepis gracilipes chromosome 4, ASM4749672v1, whole genome shotgun sequence and includes:
- the LOC140665039 gene encoding translational activator of cytochrome c oxidase 1 isoform X1, translating into MTEILNKLLFNRYIYFLSKGNKRFAGHSKWANIKHIKAEKDNQKMIQFHHLKLQMQIAIQENGSTKPTHNSKLAQIIEQAKKANMPVGSINNFLEKMEARKNKTQTGIAEVRGPNGYVMLVHYTTDNPKAFIMLLKSKLKKTSGKFAEDSARKMFNHVGNIIVEKKGDLEHATEDAINVGAEDVEEFEENNTKYFLFKCDPRFLNKIQNLLQGLQYCVLSVEEDYIPYNVIELNESDLEVVSQIRNKILNLEDVRYIYDNTDVEIDDDKCQNKSY